A window from Podospora bellae-mahoneyi strain CBS 112042 chromosome 1 map unlocalized CBS112042p_1, whole genome shotgun sequence encodes these proteins:
- the RPB10 gene encoding DNA-directed RNA polymerase II subunit L (COG:K; EggNog:ENOG503P6YC), with amino-acid sequence MIIPVRCFSCGKVVGDLWEKFVVLIEDRGLADGEALDELGCKRYCCRRMVMTHVDLIEKLLKYTPDGRNSKKLSMANPGHME; translated from the exons ATGATTATTCCGGTTCGCTGCTTCTCATGTGGCAAGGTCGTGGGTGACCTTTGGGAAAAGTTCGTTGTCTTGATCGAGGACAGAGGGCTCGCCGATGGAGAGGCCCTTGATGAGCTCGGCTGCAAGCGCTACTGCTGCCGTCGCATGGTCATGACCCACGTTGACTTGATCGAGAAGCTTCTGAA GTACACTCCCGATGGccgcaacagcaagaagCTCAGCATGGCCAATCCTGGTCACATGGAATAA
- a CDS encoding uncharacterized protein (EggNog:ENOG503NUC5), with product MALEAPLRTSTGSIRSIYPSYAEMALSSGRESPALTSQYMASSSGPDSQALRPNSFTRPSSAHLMSPSSDIVGPSPVTSNGTETTEIEDEEVEEIEEATGFGRNSLLMLKTNIPDHVRKSGSEEVVSVIHAPPNFQDWKSGDTTSKSSVSNSVSGASIASSGASPPPSEPSTVVTRHSLNQSPPMVNTRVRPVSFNIDAPTPQAQKLEDVYANESTKTRSSTASSLELIPEIIENDGDEEFEDADEFANPTRGQDTEVKALKAALEECWTLCNTLANLSSIHRKQVFHSSGTPDAHERAWKCCWKLCKRLYHSRDDVSESFGVRTNLDLCRDFCQSLFDVRQRTNETADSILRVSFELNNHLYSAQDSRTLPEAFRERTLDFYITLCHRLMKQRNDLAEETDSLLRACWALAEMLFSLRQNRRDGKAPDEELLGSAVQACWELCDIFREGWTQVRPDRGTPRPNQVNFFAANPTFGLQMSSHQSEVERSNAGSRASLRSKRESLRSLGELERPRARPVVPETPVTEFEDTPISPDASPQMPNILVLGTSDSRSDRGGRWSSNASNLSGYSQNTSSTATTATTIEDVNITRIKALVVKAALNIGFDRSAPGADASSALQSFVNDLPQHTFGGLPNQVSLLQNYKNLVLADASFRSPATLPARGKRFNAVEVAKSVGWMMIRSGQYNFLRDLYRLVFGCQLEDADTRKNVSIVV from the exons ATGGCTCTTGAAGCTCCCCTGAGGACATCAACGGGAAGCATCAGGTCGATATACCCTTCATACGCCGAAATGGCACTCTCCTCTGGACGAGAGTCCCCTGCGCTGACGTCCCAATATATGGC ctcctcgtccgGCCCTGACTCCCAAGCCCTTCGTCCAAATTCTTTTACGAGACCAAGCTCGGCGCATCTTATGAGCCCGAGCAGCGATATTGTTGGCCCATCACCTGTGACTTCGAACGGAACCGAGACTACGGAAATTGAGGAcgaagaggtggaagagatTGAAGAAGCGACTGGGTTTGGGCGCAATTCG ttgttgatgctgaaaACGAACATTCCGGATCATGTACGAAAATCCGGAAGTGAAGAGGTCGTCTCGGTGATACACGCGCCCCCAAATTTTCAAGACTGG AAGTCCGGTGATACTACCTCGAAATCAAGTGTTTCGAACTCTGTGAGCGGTGCGAGTATAGCCAGTAGCGGTGCCAGTCCGCCGCCTAGCGAACCGTCAACTGTAGTA ACAAGACATTCCCTAAACCAGTCGCCCCCTATGGTTAACACCAGAGTACGACCCGTGTCATTCAATATTGATGCTCCGACACCTCAGGCTCAGAAATTGGAAGATGTCTACGCCAATGAATCTACAAAAACACGATCCAGCACTGCTAGCAGCCTTGAAT TGATACCCGAAATCATTGAGAATGACGGGGACGAGGAGTTTGAAGACGCGGACGAATTCGCCAATCCCACACGAGGCCAAGATACCGAAGTGAAAGCACTTAAAGCGGCCCTTGAAGAGTGCTGGACATTATGCAATACTCTCGCCAACCTCAGTTCGATTCACCGAAAGCAAGTCTTCCACAGCTCTGGCACTCCTGATGCCCACGAAAGGGCATGGAAATGCTGCTGGAAGCTCTGCAAACGATTATATCACAGCCGCGACGACGTCTCAGAGTCATTTGGAGTGCGGACCAATCTAGATCTATGTCGGGACTTTTGTCAGTCACTTTTTGATGTGAGGCAAAGGACCAATGAGACGGCGGACTCGATCCTGAGGGTCAGCTTTGAGCTCAACAATCA TTTATACAGCGCTCAGGACAGCCGAACGCTCCCTGAAGCCTTCCGGGAGCGAACACTGGATTTCTACATCACCCTGTGTCACCGACTGATGAAGCAACGTAACGACTTGGCCGAAGAAACCGACTCGTTGCTACGGGCATGCTGGGCGCTGGCTGAGATGCTCTTCAGCCTTCGGCAAAACCGAAGAGATGGAAAGGCCCCCGACGAAGAACTCCTTGGCTCAGCCGTCCAGGCTTGTTGGGAGCTGTGCGACATATTCCGTGAGGGCTGGACACAGGTTCGACCAGATCGCGGTACACCGAGACCAAACCAGGTCAACTTTTTCGCGGCCAACCCAACTTTTGGCCTGCAAATGAGCAGTCACCAATCTGAAGTCGAGCGCTCCAATGCCGGAAGCCGTGCCTCCCTACGCTCGAAACGGGAGAGTTTGCGGAGCCTGGGTGAACTTGAGCGACCTCGCGCACGACCCGTCGTACCCGAAACTCCAGTGACTGAATTTGAAGATACACCAATCTCACCCGACGCCAGCCCACAGATGCCCAACATTCTTGTGCTTGGGACGTCGGACTCTCGCAGCGATCGTGGGGGGCGTTGGTCGAGCAATGCCTCGAACCTGTCTGGTTACAGCCAAAACACGTCCAGCACGGCCACCACAGCGACGACGATAGAAGATGTCAACATCACCCGCATCAAAGCCCTCGTCGTGAAGGCGGCACTCAACATTGGTTTTGACCGCAGTGCACCGGGGGCAGATGCGTCATCCGCTCTACAATCATTCGTCAACGACCTCCCTCAGCACACCTTTGGTGGGCTGCCCAACCAAGTCTCTTTGCTGCAGAATTACAAGAATCTCGTGTTAGCAGACGCCTCATTCCGCTCTCCGGCTACATTACCCGCCCGTGGGAAGCGGTTCAACGCTGTGGAAGTGGCCAAGAGCGTCgggtggatgatgatcagATCAGGCCAGTATAACTTTTTGAGGGATCTATACCGGCTTGTCTTCGGGTGTCAGCTAGAGGATGCCGACACGAGGAAGAATGTTTCCATTGTGGTATAA
- the NAN1 gene encoding NET1-associated nuclear protein 1 (BUSCO:EOG09262E3Q; EggNog:ENOG503NZTE; COG:S), with product MPSKTDTNGDSASLKKRKREPKDDSAQAQQKKHRRKTEQEKADALNGEGANQTSHTDDTSLQPINGHSGLPGVSSLSQWKVQPPMGGRMLNIDPIFSPDEKFLIITYNTSIQVFSTESSLPIRRIPIPLTETDSENATTPAHIVATSLSKTQGAYIWVACSDGRIWNINWRLGTGSDTPFTITSSNLVDMSVDAIDLPNSKIDVLLVLQNTTPTSAQIVAHTRESLLEGKGEGLLLHSFDQSPQMLRFAASGRLIVAAAKTVLHIGYFKASKVASIDTLKFDFHSFDLPDIISCLDVHPVLKDKKLIRADVVVGCARGAIYLYNDVLSGIAERTLQPTKLHWHRRAVHSVKLSRDGNYLISGGAETVLVLWQIDAGRTETLPHLSATIENITISPRGASYAVHLDDNSTMVLSTAEMKPTMYVSGIQSLVLEETPSKESLVRRVWRSADEISAPVVATSNPRNPSQMFLCVGNGQQATQGAGTTVSAPLVQVFDLASFQGVSKHAIARTSSTEANITRDGQPIMEPTATSLSFSKDGKWLASIDEWQPPERDTAAFLTGSKTVAEAARQRKEIYLKFWEVHEDNSLELVTRVNEAHHTDLPQAIFDVASDPVSSRFATIGNDGVVRFWSTQYRIRDGLAVKGHDGEPLRSWHCSRAVTLPVREKQEDLVEETRKVFRSGAVAYSEDGSILFAAYRVSTEGLVVAIDTQTGTIRDVISGIIRGEVRSIQSMGSCLILLSEDIAVYDTVSDELLYSYKLKDTSLAAKRLTQLAVNHQSRTFALAAPIPHPRQDKLKKGARSELTVFSLDDQEPQLVQQFPHLITSVLAAPRSSGFVVVDSAAQIWAVTDAVEQPLILKPMDHMTMDDTVETQPVQDALVLQDEEVSDEEMEDADPMEVDDDDHAAVVAQQHVVQAFNVAPTFALAPLDGSFSQLAAMWCAKPTSSE from the exons ATGCCGTCAAAAACAGATACCAACGGCGATAGCGCCTCGTTGAAAAAGCGGAAACGTGAACCAAAAGACGACTCGGCACAAgcgcagcagaagaagcacCGTCGCAAAACAGAACAGGAGAAGGCAGATGCGTTGAACGGGGAAGGAGCCAACCAAACAAGCCACACAGACGACACAAGCCTTCAGCCGATAAACGGACATTCAGGCTTGCCAGGTGTATCGTCACTGTCACAGTGGAAGGTCCAACCCCCAATGGGCGGCCGGATGCTCAACATTGATCCCATCTTTTCCCCAGACGAGAA GTTTCTCATAATAACCTACAATACTTCGATCCAAGTATTTTCCACCGAAAGCTCCCTGCCGATCCGCCGTATCCCTATCCCATTGACAGAGACGGACAGCGAAAATGCGACCACTCCAGCCCATATCGTGGCCACATCGCTGTCCAAGACTCAGGGAGCCTACATTTGGGTTGCCTGCTCTGATGGCCGTATCTGGAACATCAATTGGAGATTAGGCACTGGATCTGACACCCCATTCACCATCACTTCCAGCAACCTTGTCGATATGTCTGTCGATGCGATTGACCTTCCCAATTCCAAAATCGATGTACTTCTCGTCCTTCAGAACACTACTCCTACCTCTGCGCAAATCGTCGCCCATACGAGGGAGAGCCTGTtagaagggaaaggggaggggttgcttCTTCACAGTTTCGATCAAAGTCCTCAGATGCTTCGGTTCGCTGCTAGTGGGAGGCTGATTGTTGCCGCTGCGAAAACGGTTTTGCACATTGGCTACTTCAAGGCGAGCAAGGTCGCTTCCATCGACACGCTAAAATTCGACTTCCACTCTTTCGACCTTCCCGATATCATCAGCTGTCTGGATGTTCATCCTGTACTGAAGGACAAGAAACTCATCAGAGCTGATGTGGTCGTCGGTTGCGCTCGGGGTGCCATCTACTTGTACAATGATGTATTGTCTGGAATTGCAGAGCGCACCTTGCAGCCTACGAAGCTCCATTGGCATCGGAGAGCTGTTCATAGCGTTAAGTTGTCTAGAGATG GAAACTATCTCATCTCTGGTGGCGCCGAAACTGTCTTGGTTCTTTGGCAGATTGATGCCGGTCGGACGGAAACTCTTCCTCATCTGTCAGCAACCATCGAAAACATCACCATTTCGCCGCGCGGTGCATCGTACGCCGTCCATCTCGACGACAATTCCACCATGGTTCTTTCAACTGCTGAGATGAAGCCGACCATGTATGTTTCTGGCATCCAGTCTCTTGTGTTAGAAGAGACGCCTTCAAAGGAATCCTTGGTTCGTCGTGTCTGGCGGTCAGCCGATGAGATTTCGGCTCCCGTGGTGGCCACATCCAATCCGCGCAACCCTTCTCAGATGTTCCTGTGTGTTGGAAACGGGCAGCAGGCCACACAGGGAGCCGGGACAACTGTATCAGCTCCTCTTGTTCAGGTCTTTGACCTTGCTTCATTTCAGGGTGTGTCTAAGCACGCGATTGCACGCACCAGCTCTACAGAGGCCAATATCACAAGGGATGGCCAGCCAATTATGGAGCCAACGGCCACAAGTCTCTCCTTTTCTAAAGACGGGAAGTGGTTGGCGTCGATCGATGAGTGGCAACCCCCTGAAAGGGACACGGCCGCTTTCTTGACTGGGTCCAAGACTGTTGCCGAGGCTGCTCGGCAAAGGAAGGAGATCTACCTCAAGTTCTGGGAGGTTCATGAGGATAACTCACTTGAGCTGGTTACCAGGGTCAATGAGGCGCATCACACCGATCTTCCTCAAGCTATCTTCGATGTTGCCAGTGACCCAGTTTCCTCCAGGTTTGCGACCATTGGAAACGATGGTGTGGTACGGTTCTGGTCTACACAGTACCGCATCCGAGACGGTCTTGCGGTCAAAGGACATGATGGGGAACCACTTCGCAGCTGGCACTGCTCTCGCGCTGTCACGCTCCCTGTGCGTGAAAAGCAAGAAGACCTGGTTGAGGAGACCAGAAAGGTGTTCCGCAGTGGCGCGGTCGCCTACTCTGAAGACGGGTCGATCCTCTTTGCCGCCTACCGGGTCTCTACCGAGGggcttgttgttgccatTGACACACAAACCGGTACGATTCGGGATGTTATCTCAGGTATCATCCGCGGAGAAGTCCGTAGCATCCAGAGTATGGGTTCGTGCTTGATCTTGCTATCCGAGGACATTGCCGTTTACGACACGGTGTCAGACGAGCTGCTGTACAGCTACAAGCTCAAGGATACTTCTCTCGCCGCCAAACGCCTTACTCAACTGGCCGTCAACCACCAGTCACGGACGTTCGCCCTTGCGGCACCTATCCCACACCCTCGGCAGGacaagctgaagaagggtGCCAGATCTGAGCTGACGGTTTTCTCACTTGATGACCAGGAACCACAACTGGTGCAACAATTCCCTCATCTCATCACATCTGTATTGGCTGCTCCGCGGTCATCTGGTTTCGTGGTAGTTGATTCCGCGGCTCAGATCTGGGCTGTGACCGACGCTGTCGAGCAGCCACTGATCCTTAAGCCTATGGACCACATGACCATGGATGACACAGTTGAGACGCAACCTGTGCAGGATGCGTTGGTCTTGCAGGATGAAGAAGTCAGcgatgaagagatggaggatgcggatccgatggaggtggatgacGACGATCATGCAGCCGTTGTAGCCCAACAGCACGTGGTCCAAGCCTTCAACGTCGCGCCCACATTCGCTCTCGCCCCTCTTGACGGCAGCTTCTCCCAACTGGCGGCAATGTGGTGCGCGAAGCCCACCTCCTCGGAGTGA